A stretch of Fusarium poae strain DAOMC 252244 chromosome 2, whole genome shotgun sequence DNA encodes these proteins:
- a CDS encoding hypothetical protein (MEROPS:MER0034730): MDHPKTIGKLQQAFSVVMLAVHAFCMGKAPSIMRRLAHQAFALKEPLSRCDRHVLLHFKPLMQKPRFSPPRQKHPVPSTARYNMHTNTLGLFLAAVSGLTLSEASVLPLHPRAGPPGPPPPSPPGVGPHGHSGPRGPPPHGPPPHGPPGPPGPPGPPPPPPPPGVPAAQLLNGTYHGKHSDEFNHDLFLGMPYAQPPVGSLRFSSPKVLDEAWTGHRDAKEFGWMCIGYGSDTQSLGSPVNEDCLTINIVRPSGVDAGDELPVGLWVHGGSYTNGGSRDPRYNLSWIVDQSVKEGKPIIAASINYRVSQWGFLFSDEMQKENAGNLAFKDQRMALRWLHDNVAAFGGSPDKVTVWGESAGARSLGMQLVAYDGQHDDLFRAAILESGSPVALFGNAASWQDYYDALVEKTGCNSSSNTLDCLRELPCETLNNIFNSTTALSVPTPPLTAVVDGDFMTAQASELLSSGRFAHVPLLMGNNFDEGTAYGKKGINTTEQFQTWISSLGLDKDAVTTATELYPDDPEKGIPASFVGRPQNEYGLQWKRSASFAGDFQQHAGRRLLAETFSAANIPVFTYLWNVYVNGLPPIIGATHFQEVAFVFNNVKGVGYGANPFEGKPETFVQLADLMSKMWVSFMHDITPNTVETAPEHVAWPQYSLEEPLNIVFDVNKTGLTYTAIDDTHKKEISFLLEDVFA, translated from the exons ATGGATCACCCCAAGACAATTGGCAAATTACAACAGGCATTCAGCGTGGTCATGTTGGCCGTCCATGCCTTTTGCATGGGTAAAGCTCCGAGCATTATGCGACGACTGGCCCACCAGGCGTTTGCTCTTAAAGAACCGCTGAGCCGATGTGATCGACATGTCTTATTGCACTTCAAGCCACTGATGCAA AAGCCCAGATTCTCCCCTCCAAGACAAAAGCACCCTGTCCCTTCCACAGCACGCTACAACATGCATACAAACACGCTAGGCCTGTTCCTGGCCGCTGTCTCAGGCTTGACGCTCTCAGAAGCATCTGTTCTCCCGCTTCATCCTCGTGCAGGACCTCCTGGACCTCCTCCCCCCAGCCCTCCTGGTGTTGGACCTCATGGCCATTCTGGGCCTAGGGGACCTCCTCCCCATGGACCTCCTCCCCATGGACCTCCTGGACCTCCTGGACCTCCTGGacctccccctcctcctcccccccCTGGTGTCCCTGCTGCCCAACTTCTAAATGGAACCTACCATGGCAAGCACAGCGATGAGTTCAACCACGATCTCTTCCTTGGTATGCCTTATGCCCAGCCCCCTGTAGGCTCTCTTCGCTTCTCTTCCCCCAAGGTTCTCGATGAAGCCTGGACTGGTCACCGAGACGCTAAGGAGTTCGGATGGATGTGCATCGGTTACGGTTCTGATACCCAATCCCTTGGTAGCCCTGTTAATGAGGACTGCTTGACGATCAACATCGTTCGCCCCTCCGGCGTCGATGCTGGAGATGAGCTTCCTGTCGGCCTTTGGGTCCACGGTGGT AGCTACACCAACGGTGGTTCTCGTGACCCCAGGTACAATCTCAGCTGGATTGTGGACCAGTCCGTTAAGGAGGGTAAGCCGATCATTGCTGCCTCCATCAACTACCGCGTCTCCCAATGGGGTTTCCTCTTTAGTGACGAGATGCAAAAGGAGAACGCTGGTAACCTTGCATTCAAGGACCAGCGCATGGCCCTAAGATGGCTCCACGACAACGTGGCTGCCTTTGGTGGAAGCCCCGACAAGGTCACCGTCTGGGGAGAGTCTGCCGGTGCTCGATCCCTCGGTATGCAACTTGTCGCCTACGACGGTCAGCATGACGATCTTTTCCGCGCTGCAATCCTCGAGTCTGGTAGCCCTGTTGCTCTTTTCGGTAACGCTGCCTCTTGGCAGGACTACTACGAtgcccttgtcgagaagactGGATGCAACTCTTCCTCAAACACCCTCGACTGCCTCCGTGAGCTCCCTTGTGAGACCCTTaacaacatcttcaacagcACCACTGCCCTCAGTGTCCCTACTCCACCCCTTACTGCTGTCGTCGACGGGGACTTCATGACTGCTCAGGCCTCTGAGCTCCTCAGCTCTGGCAGATTCGCACACGTTCCCCTCCTGATGGGTAATAACTTCGATGAGGGCACTGCCTACGGTAAGAAAGGCATCAACACCACCGAACAGTTCCAGACTTGGATCTCCAGCCTCGGTCTTGATAAAGATGCTGTCACCACTGCTACCGAGCTCTACCCTGATGACCCTGAGAAGGGCATTCCTGCCTCTTTCGTCGGTCGACCTCAGAACGAGTATGGTCTCCAATGGAAGCGATCTGCCTCCTTCGCTGGTGACTTCCAGCAACACGCTGGTCGTCGTCTTTTGGCCGAAACCTTCTCTGCTGCCAACATTCCCGTCTTCACTTACCTCTGGAACGTTTATGTCAACGGTCTCCCTCCTATCATCGGAGCTACTCACTTCCAGGAGGTTGCTTTTGTCTTCAACAACGTCAAGGGTGTTGGCTACGGTGCTAACCCCTTCGAGGGCAAGCCTGAAACTTTCGTCCAGCTCGCTGACCTgatgagcaagatgtgggtTTCCTTCATGCACGACATCACACCCAACACTGTCGAGACTGCCCCCGAGCATGTCGCTTGGCCTCAGTACTCCCTCGAGGAGCCTCTCAACATCGTCTTTGACGTCAACAAGACCGGACTTACCTACACTGCTATTGATGACACACATAAGAAGGAGATCTCCTTCCTCCTTGAGGATGTTTTTGCTTAA